One Cupriavidus oxalaticus genomic region harbors:
- a CDS encoding lipoyl protein ligase domain-containing protein: MPFEFVEPAPAGQPHADPLQDELALLELAAQGRQVAQLWEAPLSLVVPRTYQRHAGFEAARSEFARQGCPVFLRMSGGGLVPQGPGILNLSLAYSVGQPPGALSDAVYLHLCEVIGKGLLALGVPTHWQAVAGSFCDGRFNLAWGPPEAARKIAGTAQYWRRAPAAMQSGDGQRHLVLAHAVLLVSADPVQINARANAFEAALGSGRRYDPGKVVSVREALLAQGRAAADGAGLMAQVLETLRKTLRHSAAQTPLPA, encoded by the coding sequence ATGCCTTTTGAGTTCGTCGAGCCCGCGCCTGCCGGCCAGCCGCATGCGGATCCACTGCAGGACGAACTGGCCTTGCTCGAGCTCGCCGCGCAGGGCCGGCAGGTCGCCCAGCTGTGGGAGGCGCCGCTGTCGCTGGTGGTGCCGCGTACCTACCAGCGGCATGCCGGCTTCGAGGCCGCGCGCAGCGAGTTCGCGCGGCAGGGCTGCCCGGTGTTCCTGCGCATGTCGGGCGGGGGACTGGTGCCGCAAGGCCCGGGCATCCTCAACCTGAGCCTGGCCTATAGCGTTGGCCAGCCGCCGGGTGCGCTCAGCGATGCGGTCTACCTGCACCTGTGCGAGGTGATCGGCAAGGGGCTGCTGGCGCTCGGCGTGCCCACGCATTGGCAGGCGGTGGCCGGCTCGTTCTGCGACGGCCGCTTCAACCTGGCATGGGGGCCGCCGGAGGCGGCGCGCAAGATCGCCGGCACTGCGCAGTACTGGCGGCGGGCACCCGCGGCAATGCAGTCCGGCGACGGCCAGCGGCATCTGGTGCTGGCCCATGCGGTGCTGCTGGTAAGCGCGGATCCGGTTCAGATCAACGCACGCGCGAATGCGTTCGAGGCGGCGCTCGGCAGCGGCCGCCGCTATGATCCCGGCAAGGTGGTCAGCGTGCGCGAGGCGCTGCTGGCGCAGGGGCGTGCCGCCGCGGATGGTGCGGGGCTGATGGCGCAGGTATTGGAGACACTGCGGAAGACATTGCGGCATAGCGCCGCGCAGACGCCGCTGCCTGCCTAG
- a CDS encoding organic hydroperoxide resistance protein, which yields MKLEKVVYTAHAKATGGRDGRATTSDSQLDVKLAVPKEMGGAGNGLNPEQLFAAGYSACFLGAIRYVAGQQKINVPAEASIEGAVGIGPIPQGFGIQVELKISLPGFEREAAEKLVEQAHQVCPYSNATRGNIDVTLTIV from the coding sequence ATGAAACTCGAAAAAGTCGTTTATACCGCCCATGCCAAAGCAACCGGCGGCCGCGATGGCCGGGCCACCACCTCCGATAGCCAACTGGACGTCAAGCTGGCAGTGCCCAAGGAGATGGGTGGTGCCGGCAACGGCCTGAACCCGGAGCAACTGTTCGCCGCGGGCTATTCGGCCTGCTTCCTGGGCGCAATCCGGTACGTGGCCGGCCAGCAAAAGATCAATGTGCCGGCAGAGGCATCGATCGAAGGCGCCGTCGGCATCGGGCCGATTCCGCAAGGTTTCGGCATCCAGGTCGAGCTGAAGATTTCGCTGCCGGGGTTCGAGCGCGAGGCGGCGGAGAAACTGGTGGAGCAGGCTCACCAGGTTTGCCCGTATTCGAATGCCACCCGCGGCAATATCGACGTGACGCTGACGATCGTCTGA
- a CDS encoding acetoin dehydrogenase dihydrolipoyllysine-residue acetyltransferase subunit — translation MASAAITPIVMPKWGLSMKEGTVNAWLVDEGTEINVGMPILDVETDKIANAVEAPDAGTLRRKVAQAGDVLPVKALLGVLAPAEVSDADIDAYVSAYEAPAEDGDEEDAAAAYQFADVDGVRVRYARKGSGAETVLFLHGFGGDLDNWLFNLDPLADAYTVVALDLPGHGQSSPRLAGTTLAQMAGFVARFMDETGIEAAHLVGHSMGGGVAAQLAVDAPQRVLSMALVSPVGFGEAINSGYTEGFVNAQSRRELKPVIELLFADAGLVSRQMLDDLLRYKRLDGVTEALTSLGQGLFAGGRQKEQPGQRLAGSGKRVLMVWGGQDRIIPAEHAEAAPPDATVKVFADAGHMSQMEKANDFNALLRQHLGG, via the coding sequence ATGGCAAGCGCAGCAATTACCCCGATCGTGATGCCCAAATGGGGCCTGTCGATGAAGGAAGGCACGGTCAATGCCTGGCTCGTCGACGAGGGCACCGAAATTAACGTGGGCATGCCGATCCTCGATGTGGAAACCGACAAGATTGCCAATGCGGTGGAGGCGCCGGACGCCGGCACGCTGCGCCGCAAGGTGGCGCAGGCCGGCGACGTGCTGCCGGTCAAGGCGCTGCTTGGCGTGCTGGCTCCGGCGGAGGTGAGCGATGCGGATATCGACGCGTATGTATCGGCTTATGAAGCGCCCGCGGAAGACGGTGACGAGGAAGACGCCGCCGCCGCGTACCAGTTCGCCGACGTGGACGGCGTCCGCGTCCGCTACGCCCGCAAGGGCAGCGGCGCCGAGACCGTGCTCTTCCTCCACGGCTTTGGCGGTGACCTGGACAACTGGCTGTTCAACCTCGATCCCCTTGCCGACGCGTACACGGTCGTGGCACTGGACCTGCCCGGCCATGGACAGTCGTCGCCGCGGCTCGCGGGCACGACGCTGGCGCAGATGGCCGGCTTTGTAGCGCGCTTCATGGACGAGACCGGCATCGAAGCCGCGCACCTGGTCGGCCATTCGATGGGCGGCGGCGTGGCGGCGCAACTCGCCGTGGACGCGCCGCAGCGGGTGCTGTCGATGGCGCTGGTGTCGCCGGTGGGCTTCGGCGAAGCCATCAACAGCGGCTATACCGAGGGCTTTGTCAATGCGCAGTCGCGGCGCGAGCTGAAGCCGGTGATCGAACTGCTGTTCGCGGATGCCGGGCTGGTCAGCCGGCAGATGCTCGACGACCTGCTGCGCTACAAGCGGCTGGATGGCGTGACCGAAGCGCTGACCTCCCTGGGCCAGGGCCTGTTTGCCGGAGGCCGGCAGAAGGAGCAGCCCGGCCAGCGGCTGGCCGGCAGCGGCAAGCGCGTGCTGATGGTGTGGGGCGGCCAGGACCGCATCATCCCGGCTGAGCATGCCGAGGCGGCGCCGCCCGACGCTACCGTCAAGGTCTTTGCCGACGCCGGCCACATGAGCCAGATGGAGAAGGCCAACGACTTCAACGCGCTGCTCAGGCAGCACCTCGGCGGCTGA
- a CDS encoding MarR family winged helix-turn-helix transcriptional regulator, with protein sequence MERDNDPKPNWLLLDRQLCFALYSTSLAMTKLYKPMLSELGLTYPQYLVMLVLWETETLTVSELGARLALDSGTLTPLLKRLEATGLVTRNRDTGDERRVLVRVTDAGRALRNAAERIPEQMLCATQCPVEEIQALTQRLHALRSALEAARTDFPLPHGGKS encoded by the coding sequence ATGGAACGCGACAACGACCCCAAACCGAATTGGCTGCTGCTCGATCGGCAACTATGCTTTGCTCTGTATTCGACCTCGCTGGCGATGACCAAGCTGTACAAGCCGATGCTTAGTGAGCTTGGACTTACTTACCCGCAATATCTGGTAATGCTTGTGTTGTGGGAAACCGAAACGCTGACGGTGTCGGAACTAGGGGCGCGCCTGGCGCTGGATTCCGGCACGCTGACACCGTTGTTGAAGCGGCTGGAAGCCACCGGCCTGGTTACCCGCAACCGCGACACCGGCGACGAGCGCCGGGTGCTGGTGCGCGTGACTGACGCCGGGCGGGCGCTGCGCAACGCAGCCGAACGCATTCCTGAACAGATGCTGTGCGCCACGCAGTGCCCGGTCGAAGAAATCCAGGCCCTGACGCAGCGCCTGCATGCATTGCGGTCCGCGCTGGAAGCAGCGCGTACCGATTTCCCACTGCCGCACGGCGGCAAGTCTTGA
- a CDS encoding MFS transporter, whose translation MTIPQQARADSADALDTPAGTTPGTATATARIPAQRWWRIIPPILMVCIVSYMDRVNIAFAMPGGMNEALGIGAGMAGLAGGIFFAGYLLLQVPGGKLAVRGSGRRFIGWSMLAWAVISVLTGLVRNETELLVLRFALGVAEGGMLPVVLTIVGNWFPDHERGRANALVILFVPIAGMITAPLSGLVIAALDWRWLFIIEGGISALCLGVWLALACDRPQEARWISTAERDYVLAQLRAEQQRAAPAAAAPTNHATTRTVILRLLSDTVIRRLIGLNFLYQAGIYGYTLWLPTILKDLTHGGMGQVGLLAMVPYVGTMAGILVVSAWSDRSGKRRAFVMWPLLGFAACLAGSVWFHGNTWLAYGLLVGCGVFLQAAAGVFWTLPPRLLAADDAGVARGLINALGNLGGFCGPYAVGLLIQYFDAGVGVYMLACALVLAAVLTATLPESCR comes from the coding sequence ATGACCATCCCGCAGCAAGCGCGAGCCGACAGCGCCGACGCCCTCGATACTCCTGCCGGCACGACGCCCGGCACCGCCACGGCCACCGCCCGAATCCCAGCGCAGCGCTGGTGGCGCATCATCCCGCCCATCCTGATGGTGTGCATCGTGTCATATATGGACCGGGTCAATATCGCCTTTGCCATGCCGGGCGGCATGAACGAGGCGCTTGGCATCGGTGCCGGCATGGCGGGCCTGGCCGGCGGCATCTTCTTCGCCGGCTACCTGTTGCTGCAGGTTCCGGGCGGCAAGCTGGCCGTACGCGGCAGCGGACGCAGGTTCATCGGCTGGTCCATGCTGGCGTGGGCCGTGATCTCTGTGCTGACCGGCCTCGTGCGCAACGAGACCGAATTGCTGGTCCTGCGCTTTGCGCTCGGCGTGGCCGAGGGCGGCATGCTGCCGGTGGTGCTGACGATCGTCGGCAACTGGTTTCCAGACCACGAGCGCGGCCGGGCCAATGCGCTGGTGATCCTGTTCGTGCCGATTGCCGGCATGATTACCGCGCCGCTGTCGGGACTGGTCATCGCCGCGCTGGACTGGCGCTGGCTGTTTATCATCGAAGGTGGTATCTCGGCGCTCTGCCTCGGCGTCTGGTTGGCATTGGCCTGCGACCGGCCGCAGGAGGCGCGCTGGATTTCCACGGCAGAGCGCGATTACGTACTGGCGCAACTGCGCGCCGAGCAGCAACGGGCGGCGCCGGCTGCCGCTGCGCCAACGAACCATGCGACTACGCGCACGGTGATCTTGCGGCTGCTGTCGGATACCGTGATCCGTCGCCTGATCGGCCTGAATTTCCTCTACCAGGCTGGCATCTACGGCTATACGTTGTGGCTGCCCACCATTCTCAAGGACCTGACCCACGGCGGCATGGGCCAGGTCGGCCTGCTGGCGATGGTGCCGTACGTGGGAACCATGGCCGGCATCCTCGTGGTGTCTGCCTGGTCGGACCGTAGCGGGAAGCGCCGCGCCTTCGTGATGTGGCCCTTGCTGGGCTTTGCCGCCTGCCTGGCCGGATCGGTATGGTTTCATGGCAATACCTGGCTGGCCTACGGTCTGCTGGTCGGCTGCGGCGTGTTCCTGCAAGCCGCCGCGGGCGTGTTCTGGACCCTGCCCCCGCGCCTGCTGGCCGCAGACGATGCGGGCGTGGCGCGCGGCCTGATCAACGCACTTGGCAATCTTGGCGGGTTCTGCGGGCCGTATGCAGTTGGGCTGCTGATCCAGTATTTCGATGCCGGCGTGGGCGTCTACATGCTCGCTTGCGCGCTCGTGCTGGCTGCCGTGCTGACCGCCACCCTGCCGGAGTCCTGCCGATGA
- a CDS encoding thiamine pyrophosphate-dependent dehydrogenase E1 component subunit alpha encodes MTARASQDSAALPLDKETLLTAYRKMRTIRDFEERLHVDFARGDIPGFVHLYAGEEAAGVGILHHLHDGDRIASTHRGHGHCIAKGVDPVAMMMEIYGKKGGSCNGKGGSMHIADLSKGMMGANGILGAGAPLICGAALAAKFRGKGEVGITFCGDGASNQGTFLESLNLAAVWNLPVIFVIENNGYAESTSRDYGTAVDSYVDRAAGFGIPGVTVDGTDFFAVHEAAGEVIRRAREGGGPSLLECKMVRFYGHFEGDAQTYRAAGELDDIRANKDCLKLFARTVTQAGVIAREELDTIDREVAALIEHAVQQAKAAPLPGPEDLLTDVYVSY; translated from the coding sequence ATGACAGCCAGAGCATCACAAGATTCCGCCGCGCTGCCGCTCGACAAGGAGACGCTGCTGACGGCGTACCGGAAGATGCGCACCATCCGCGATTTCGAGGAGCGCCTGCACGTGGACTTCGCGCGTGGCGACATCCCGGGCTTCGTCCACCTGTACGCGGGCGAGGAGGCCGCGGGCGTCGGCATCCTGCATCACCTGCACGATGGCGACCGCATCGCCAGCACGCACCGCGGCCATGGCCACTGCATTGCCAAGGGCGTGGATCCGGTGGCGATGATGATGGAGATCTATGGCAAGAAGGGCGGCTCGTGCAACGGCAAGGGCGGCTCGATGCATATCGCGGACCTGTCCAAGGGCATGATGGGGGCCAATGGCATCCTGGGCGCCGGCGCGCCGCTGATCTGCGGCGCCGCGCTGGCCGCCAAGTTTCGCGGCAAGGGCGAGGTCGGCATTACCTTCTGCGGCGACGGCGCTTCCAACCAGGGCACCTTCCTGGAAAGCCTGAACCTGGCCGCGGTGTGGAACCTGCCGGTGATCTTCGTGATCGAGAACAACGGCTATGCCGAGTCGACCTCGCGCGACTATGGCACGGCGGTGGACAGCTACGTCGACCGCGCCGCCGGCTTCGGCATTCCGGGCGTGACTGTCGATGGCACCGACTTCTTCGCCGTGCACGAGGCCGCCGGCGAAGTCATCCGCCGTGCGCGCGAAGGCGGCGGCCCGTCGCTGCTCGAATGCAAGATGGTCCGCTTCTATGGCCACTTCGAGGGCGATGCGCAGACCTACCGCGCCGCCGGCGAGCTCGACGATATTCGCGCCAACAAGGACTGCCTGAAGCTGTTCGCCCGCACCGTGACGCAGGCCGGCGTAATCGCGCGCGAGGAGCTCGACACCATCGACCGTGAAGTCGCCGCGCTGATCGAGCACGCCGTGCAGCAAGCCAAGGCCGCGCCGCTGCCCGGCCCGGAAGACCTGCTCACCGACGTCTACGTCAGCTACTGA
- a CDS encoding alpha-ketoacid dehydrogenase subunit beta, with protein sequence MARKLSIKLAINEAIDQEMTRDPSVIMLGEDIVGGAGADGEKDAWGGVLGVTKGLYAKHGDRLLDTPLSESAYVGAAIGAAACGMRPIAELMFIDFMGVCFDQIFNQAAKFRYMFGGKAETPVVIRAMVGAGFRAAAQHSQMLTPLFTHIPGLKVVCPSTPYDTKGLLIQAIRDNDPVIFCEHKNLYGLEGEVPEGAYAIPFGEANIVRDGKDVSIVSYGLMVHRALEAATTLAKEGIEAEVIDLRTLSPLDMDTVLESVETTGRLVVVDEASPRCNIATDISAQVAQQAFGALRAGIEMVCPPHTPVPFSPTLEDLYIPSAAQIAAAARKTVKGGKQ encoded by the coding sequence ATGGCTCGCAAACTGAGCATCAAGCTGGCGATCAACGAGGCGATCGACCAGGAAATGACCCGCGACCCCAGCGTCATCATGCTGGGCGAAGACATCGTCGGCGGCGCCGGCGCGGACGGCGAGAAGGACGCCTGGGGCGGCGTGCTGGGCGTGACCAAGGGTCTGTACGCCAAGCATGGCGACCGTCTGCTGGATACGCCGTTGTCCGAGTCGGCCTACGTTGGCGCCGCCATCGGCGCCGCGGCCTGCGGCATGCGCCCGATCGCCGAGCTGATGTTCATCGACTTCATGGGCGTGTGCTTCGACCAGATCTTCAACCAGGCGGCCAAGTTCCGCTACATGTTCGGCGGCAAGGCCGAAACCCCGGTGGTGATCCGCGCCATGGTCGGCGCCGGCTTCCGCGCCGCCGCGCAGCACAGCCAGATGCTGACGCCGCTGTTTACGCATATCCCCGGCCTCAAGGTGGTGTGCCCATCGACGCCGTACGACACCAAGGGCCTGCTGATCCAGGCGATCCGCGACAACGACCCGGTGATCTTCTGCGAGCACAAGAACCTGTACGGGCTCGAAGGCGAGGTGCCGGAGGGCGCGTACGCGATCCCGTTTGGCGAGGCCAATATCGTGCGCGACGGCAAGGACGTGTCGATCGTCAGCTACGGGCTGATGGTGCACCGCGCGCTGGAAGCGGCGACGACGCTGGCGAAGGAAGGCATCGAGGCGGAAGTGATCGACCTGCGCACGCTGTCGCCGCTGGACATGGACACGGTGCTGGAGTCGGTCGAGACCACCGGCCGCCTGGTGGTGGTGGATGAAGCCAGCCCGCGCTGCAATATCGCCACCGATATCTCTGCGCAGGTCGCGCAGCAGGCCTTCGGCGCGCTCAGGGCCGGCATCGAGATGGTGTGCCCGCCGCATACGCCGGTGCCGTTCTCACCCACGCTGGAAGACCTGTACATCCCCAGCGCCGCGCAGATCGCTGCCGCCGCGCGCAAGACGGTCAAGGGAGGCAAGCAGTGA
- a CDS encoding ATP-NAD kinase family protein, with the protein MGHAASAGTPLVGIIANPISARDIRRVIANANSLQLADRVNIVLRLLSALAACGVGRVLMMPDREGLRVMLSRHLARRQGHGPDSGLPAVEYLDMPVTARVDDTLHAARCMADAGVAAIIVLGGDGTHRAVVRECGGVPIAGLSTGTNNAYPEMREPTITGLATGLYATGRVPDKHALASNKRLDIVIRDGDGGFRRDIALVDAVISHEHFIGARALWKTDTLAAVYVSFADPQAIGLSAIAGLLEPLGRRDPGGLAIELAAPGEGEFDLRAPIAPGLLCTVPVAGWERLEHGRPHRVRQRSGIVALDGERELAFGPDDEVTVTLHEHAFRSIDVAGCMRYAAQHRLMRSRNPLLTCLS; encoded by the coding sequence ATGGGGCACGCAGCCAGCGCCGGCACGCCACTGGTCGGCATCATCGCCAACCCGATTTCCGCGCGCGATATCCGCCGCGTGATCGCCAACGCCAACAGCCTGCAACTGGCCGATCGCGTCAATATCGTGCTGCGCCTGTTGTCCGCGCTGGCGGCATGCGGCGTGGGCCGCGTGCTGATGATGCCGGACCGCGAAGGCCTGCGCGTCATGCTGTCGCGGCACCTGGCGCGCCGGCAAGGCCACGGCCCTGACTCCGGCCTGCCAGCCGTCGAATACCTCGACATGCCAGTGACCGCACGCGTCGACGACACGCTGCACGCCGCGCGCTGCATGGCCGATGCCGGCGTGGCCGCCATCATCGTGCTCGGCGGCGACGGCACCCATCGTGCGGTAGTGCGTGAATGCGGCGGCGTTCCCATTGCCGGCCTGTCGACCGGCACCAACAACGCCTATCCGGAGATGCGCGAACCCACCATCACCGGCCTCGCCACCGGGCTCTACGCCACCGGACGCGTTCCCGACAAGCACGCGCTTGCCTCCAACAAGCGGCTCGACATCGTCATCCGCGACGGCGACGGCGGCTTTCGCCGCGACATCGCGCTGGTGGATGCGGTGATCTCGCACGAGCACTTCATCGGCGCGCGGGCCTTGTGGAAGACCGACACGCTCGCCGCGGTCTATGTGTCGTTCGCCGATCCGCAGGCCATCGGCCTGTCGGCCATCGCCGGCCTGCTCGAACCGCTGGGCCGGCGCGATCCCGGCGGGCTGGCGATCGAACTGGCCGCGCCCGGAGAAGGCGAATTCGACCTGCGCGCACCGATCGCGCCAGGACTGCTGTGCACGGTGCCGGTCGCGGGCTGGGAACGTCTCGAACACGGGCGCCCGCACCGCGTGCGCCAGCGCAGCGGCATCGTCGCGCTCGACGGCGAGCGCGAGCTGGCCTTCGGCCCCGACGACGAAGTCACCGTGACCCTGCATGAACACGCTTTTCGCAGCATCGACGTGGCGGGCTGCATGCGCTATGCCGCGCAGCATCGGCTGATGCGCAGCAGAAACCCGTTGCTTACCTGCCTTTCCTGA
- a CDS encoding OsmC family protein has protein sequence MTIQATWQPSQGNTTCHLNNGTAKWQADLDASAGGDTSYPSPHDLLDSALAACTTLTLQLYAKRKGYAIASIDVSVAHEEANGTYTLKREVKVSGELTPQILDDLLRVANRCPVHKTLSGQIAIETSIG, from the coding sequence ATGACTATCCAAGCGACCTGGCAGCCGAGCCAGGGCAACACCACCTGCCACCTGAACAACGGCACCGCCAAATGGCAGGCCGACCTGGATGCCTCCGCGGGCGGCGATACCAGCTACCCCAGCCCTCACGACTTGCTCGACTCCGCGCTGGCCGCCTGCACGACCCTGACACTGCAACTCTATGCCAAGCGCAAAGGCTACGCCATCGCCAGCATCGACGTGTCGGTGGCCCATGAAGAAGCCAACGGCACCTATACGCTGAAGCGCGAGGTCAAGGTCAGTGGTGAACTGACGCCCCAGATCCTGGACGATCTCCTGCGGGTCGCCAACCGTTGCCCGGTACACAAGACGCTGTCGGGGCAGATCGCTATCGAGACATCGATCGGCTGA
- a CDS encoding GIY-YIG nuclease family protein, whose translation MSDDCAWYLYLLECTGDSIYTGITTDVDRRFAEHLSGKGAKYTRSRKPIRVMVRLRFETKSEALKAEIEIKRMSAAQKRAFCAQHEDPK comes from the coding sequence ATGTCAGACGACTGCGCCTGGTATCTCTACCTGCTCGAATGCACCGGTGACTCGATCTATACCGGGATCACCACTGACGTCGACCGGCGCTTTGCGGAGCATCTGTCGGGAAAGGGGGCCAAATATACGCGTTCGCGCAAGCCTATCCGAGTCATGGTGCGGCTGCGCTTTGAAACCAAATCGGAGGCGTTGAAGGCGGAAATCGAGATCAAGCGCATGAGTGCGGCGCAGAAACGCGCGTTCTGTGCGCAGCACGAAGACCCAAAGTAA
- a CDS encoding YncE family protein, giving the protein MDTRWIAVLVEKFGHSFSGYDLESGARRFSVPLPDYPHEFVVDRARLRGYVGHYGVQTFAHAGDGGAAVCCVDIAGGGREGDLECAPYHRIHGLQIDARGRVYALSERDNMLLVFEAPWESRTPARAVPSGGVKSHLFVLTGDGQRAYVTNLLSHTVTLVHPYDASRPPRAAHAGRRPEGCCLSPDESLLYVSSRDDHTIARLDAHTLEVLGTVATGEDPTRLYWSPCDRLFALNYGERSLRIFDPHTLVELGRVDTGARPIALAFHPADPGRAWLALNDHSVSELDLRTLALRHAFATGKEPDGLAILALPSR; this is encoded by the coding sequence ATGGATACGCGCTGGATCGCAGTGCTGGTGGAGAAGTTCGGCCACAGCTTCAGCGGCTATGACCTGGAAAGCGGTGCGCGCCGCTTCAGCGTGCCGCTGCCGGACTACCCACATGAATTCGTGGTCGACCGCGCACGCCTGCGCGGCTATGTCGGCCACTACGGCGTGCAGACCTTTGCGCATGCCGGCGATGGCGGCGCCGCCGTGTGCTGCGTCGATATCGCCGGCGGGGGGCGTGAAGGGGACCTGGAATGCGCGCCTTATCACCGCATCCATGGGTTGCAGATCGACGCGCGAGGCCGCGTCTATGCCCTGAGCGAACGCGACAACATGCTGCTGGTGTTCGAAGCGCCGTGGGAGAGCCGCACGCCTGCGCGCGCGGTGCCGTCCGGCGGCGTCAAGAGCCACCTGTTCGTACTGACGGGCGACGGACAACGCGCCTACGTCACCAACCTGCTGTCGCATACGGTAACGCTGGTCCACCCCTACGATGCAAGCCGGCCGCCGCGCGCTGCCCACGCCGGCCGGCGGCCTGAAGGCTGCTGCCTGAGTCCTGACGAATCGCTGCTCTATGTCTCAAGCCGCGACGACCATACCATCGCGCGGCTCGACGCCCACACGCTCGAAGTGCTCGGCACGGTCGCCACGGGCGAGGATCCCACCCGACTGTACTGGTCGCCTTGCGACCGCTTGTTCGCGCTCAACTATGGCGAGCGCAGCCTGCGCATCTTCGACCCGCACACGCTGGTCGAGCTGGGACGGGTCGATACCGGCGCCAGGCCGATCGCACTGGCATTCCATCCCGCCGACCCTGGCCGCGCCTGGCTTGCGCTCAACGACCACAGCGTCAGCGAACTGGACCTGCGCACGCTGGCGTTGCGCCATGCCTTTGCCACCGGCAAGGAGCCGGACGGCCTCGCCATCCTGGCGCTGCCGTCCCGATAA
- a CDS encoding carboxymuconolactone decarboxylase family protein, which translates to MSTELKTRLAQINKQFAALAQAQPAAMSAFQGLMKAATQEGSLPAAVKELVAVALAVQKGCDDCVLFHTAQALRHGATRAQLAEVLALNIEMGGGPGAMYASKALAYFDALND; encoded by the coding sequence ATGAGCACAGAACTGAAGACCCGCCTCGCCCAGATCAACAAGCAGTTCGCCGCGCTCGCGCAGGCCCAGCCCGCGGCCATGAGCGCATTCCAGGGCCTGATGAAGGCCGCCACGCAGGAAGGCAGCCTGCCGGCCGCCGTCAAGGAGCTGGTCGCGGTCGCGCTGGCCGTGCAGAAGGGCTGCGACGACTGCGTGCTGTTCCACACGGCGCAGGCGCTGCGCCACGGCGCCACGCGCGCGCAACTGGCCGAAGTGCTGGCGCTCAATATCGAGATGGGCGGCGGCCCGGGCGCGATGTATGCGTCGAAAGCGCTGGCCTACTTCGATGCGCTCAACGATTAG